From a single Cyprinus carpio isolate SPL01 unplaced genomic scaffold, ASM1834038v1 S000006728, whole genome shotgun sequence genomic region:
- the LOC109089248 gene encoding ectonucleoside triphosphate diphosphohydrolase 5-like, with amino-acid sequence MSQQMLLLMVVSMWLFAGYFLAEATYSNQHMHNRYRAFNHHANMDNQLPPEVPVLMEAVAPRPVNFSRTFYGIMFDAGSTGTRIHIYKFIQKDPVELPVLDSEMYNAVKPGLSAYADMPEVGGETIRQLLKVAKKTIPKEQWIQTPVVLKATAGLRLLPQEKAKALLNEVKEIFDDSPFFVPENSVTIMNGTNEGVLAWVTVNFLTGHLYTKTRKTVGILDLGGGSTQITFLPRLKKTVLTAPADYIAKINMFNSTFKLYTHSYLGNGLIAARLATLGALGADGLDWKVFRSSCLPKKFREDWSFGGLTYKVSGIPDGFAGYKLCYQEIMQVVKGIVHQPFEVKGSSIFYAFSYYYDRAVESGLIDGSRGGTVEVRDFKKRAKEVCNKMTKYRPISPFLCMDMTYITCLLKEGFGFKDSTVLKLTKKVNNVETSWALGAIFDHFHNLNIH; translated from the exons ATGTCTCAGCAGATGTTGCTCTTGATGGTGGTGTCCATGTGGCTTTTTGCCGGGTACTTCCTGGCAGAGGCAACATATTCCAACCAACATATGCACAACCGCTACCGTGCATTTAATCACCATGCCAACATGGACAATCAGCTTCCTCCAGAGGTACCTGTGTTGATGGAAGCAGTGGCCCCTCGTCCAGTCAACTTCAGTCGCACCTTTTATGGGATCATGTTTGATGCTGGCAGCACTGGCACCCGTATCCATATTTACAAGTTCATTCAAAAAGACCCAG TTGAGCTTCCAGTGCTTGACAGTGAGATGTACAATGCTGTGAAGCCTGGACTGTCAGCGTATGCGGATATGCCCGAAGTG gGTGGAGAAACCATTCGGCAGCTGTTGAAGGTCGCGAAAAAGACTATTCCCAAAGAGCAATGGATACAGACACCTGTGGTTCTGAAAGCCACTGCCGGCTTGCGCCTGCTGCCTCAAGAAAAAGCCAAAGCCCTTTTAAATGAG GTCAAAGAAATTTTTGATGACTCTCCTTTCTTTGTGCCAGAAAACAGTGTCACCATCATGAATGGCACCAATGAAG GGGTCTTGGCATGGGTTACAGTAAACTTCCTCACAG GTCATCTGTatactaaaacaagaaaaactgttGGGATCCTGGATTTGGGTGGGGGTTCAACTCAGATTACTTTCCTTCCTAGGTTAAAG AAAACTGTGCTGACTGCTCCTGCAGACTATATTGCCAAAATCAATATGTTCAACAGCACTTTTAAGCTGTATACTCACAG TTATCTTGGAAATGGACTAATTGCTGCACGACTGGCAACTCTTGGCGCTCTTGGTGCTGATG GTCTTGATTGGAAAGTTTTCAGAAGTTCTTGTTTACCCAAAAAATTCAGAGAAGACTGGAGTTTCGGTGGACTCACCTACAAAGTCAGTGGAATCCCAGATG GTTTTGCAGGGTATAAGTTGTGCTACCAAGAGATAATGCAGGTGGTGAAAGGGATTGTGCATCAGCCCTTTGAAGTCAAGGGAAGCAGCATCTTCTATGCCTTCTCCTATTACTATGACAGAGCTGTGGAGTCTGGTCTCATTG ATGGATCCCGTGGTGGTACTGTGGAAGTCAGGGATTTTAAAAAGAGAGCCAAAGAAG TGTGCAACAAGATGACTAAATACCGTCCAATCAGCCCCTTTTTGTGCATGGACATGACCTATATCACATGCCTGTTGAAAGAGGGATTCGGGTTCAAGGACAGCACTGTTCTGAAG CTTACTAAAAAGGTGAATAATGTGGAGACAAGCTGGGCACTCGGCGCTATCTTCGATCATTTCCACAATCTCAACATTCATTAA